One part of the Schistocerca piceifrons isolate TAMUIC-IGC-003096 chromosome 2, iqSchPice1.1, whole genome shotgun sequence genome encodes these proteins:
- the LOC124775173 gene encoding RNA-binding protein 34-like, translated as MAYEVGSLSSLISGIKENRNEKIIFQKKVIKQQFPLTEKTSQNKSKTSSYENIKIKSRTENSSEEISDADATDHVSLTPDLNDSGNVSNNAFNALKRIRLKQNNGKPTRDTEQEERTIFVKNLPHTLNKKKIKKIFKEFGEIESIRLRCAAVEDIKISKKFAVIKNKFHAERSTISAFVRFKLKEDALSALAANGTLVEDHHIFVDEALNSNKHDQKRSVFLGNVPFSTEEEEIWRIFEKCGRILDIRIVRDMKTGIGKGFAYVTFESADAVELALNLHGTSLKDRPLRVSRVIRKKNFGVNNHSNKMNCHSAKKSGQNPHFKDTVRMKAAKRKEHSSKESNIPDRKFSERTSDKTVKPKQKRLPFQGQKSLDRKQKKKQKINKTEQKKKIIALKLKHKAKSANEKTKKIKHSV; from the coding sequence ATGGCTTATGAAGTTGGCAGTTTATCAAGTCTAATTTCTggaataaaagaaaatagaaatgaaaaGATTATTTTTCAAAAGAAAGTTATAAAACAACAGTTTCCATTAACTGAGAAAACATcacaaaacaaaagcaaaacatccagctatgaaaatattaaaataaagtccAGAACAGAAAATAGTTCTGAAGAAATATCAGATGCAGATGCTACAGATCATGTTAGTTTAACACCTGACCTTAATGATAGCGGAAATGTGAGCAATAATGCCTTTAATGCACTGAAACGTATACGATTAAAGCAGAATAATGGAAAACCTACCCGCGACACAGAgcaagaagaaagaacaatttttgtGAAAAACCTTCCACACACTTTAAATAAAAAGAAGATAAAGAAAATCTTTAAAGAATTTGGTGAAATTGAATCAATAAGGTTAAGATGTGCTGCTGTGGAGGACATAAAAATCTCAAAGAAATTTGCTGTAATCAAGAACAAATTTCATGCTGAAAGATCAACTATTTCAGCATTTGTTCGCTTTAAACTTAAAGAAGATGCATTATCTGCACTAGCTGCAAATGGAACACTTGTTGAAGATCATCACATCTTTGTGGATGAAGCGTTGAACTCAAATAAGCATGATcaaaagagatctgttttcttagGAAATGTTCCATTCtcaactgaagaagaagaaatttggagAATATTTGAGAAATGTGGTAGGATACTGGACATCAGAATTGTAAGAGACATGAAAACTGGTATTGGGAAAGGATTTGCATATGTCACCTTTGAGAGTGCAGATGCAGTGGAACTGGCATTAAATCTTCATGGAACATCACTCAAAGACAGGCCACTACGTGTATCAAGAGTCATTCGAAAGAAGAATTTTGGAGTTAATAACCACAGTAACAAAATGAACTGTCATTCTGCCAAAAAATCTGGACAAAATCCTCATTTCAAAGATACTGTCAGAATGAAAGCTGCAAAGAGGAAGGAGCACAGCAGTAAAGAAAGTAACATTCCAGACAGAAAATTTTCTGAACGTACATCAGATAAAACAGTGAAACCAAAACAGAAAAGGTTGCCTTTCCAAGGGCAAAAGAGTCTTGATAGGAAgcagaagaaaaaacagaaaataaataaaactgaacagAAGAAAAAGATTATAGCTCTGAAATTGAAGCATAAGGCCAAATCTGCAAATGAGAAGaccaagaaaataaaacattctgtTTAG